In Sphingomicrobium sediminis, the genomic window CTATCGGTCATGCGCGTTTCCTTAACGGCCCCTCGCCTCAACCGCCACCGACGAAATGCACGATCTCGAATGTGTCGCCATCCTCGACCGCGACATCGCGGAGCGTGGCGCGGGGCACGATTTCGCGATTGCGTTCGACCGCGACCTTCTTGGGATCGAGCCCGATCTGCTCGATCAGGGCGGCGATGGTAACGCCTTCCTTGACCTCGCGCGGCTCCCCGTTGACATGGATGTTCACTATATTTCCTTCCGTTACGGCCTTTCGGTCCATATAGGGGGCCGTCATGACATCACCAGCACAGATCCTCGTCCTCAACGGGCCGAACCTCAATCTGCTCGGCACGCGCGAGCCGCGTCTCTATGGCACCGAAAGCCTCGACGACATCACGCTTGCTTTGTCGGAGAAGGCCGCGCCGTTGAATTTCCAGGTGACGGTCAAGCAGTCCAATCACGAAGGACAGCTGATCGACTGGCTGCACGAGGCGATGGACCAGGGCGTCGCCGCGATCATCTTCAATGCCGGCGCCTATTCTCACACCTCGATCGCGATCCGCGATGCGGTGGCCGCCATCACGGTGCCGGTGATCGAAGTCCATATCAGCAACATCTACGCCCGCGAGGGCTTCCGTCGCCAGAGCCTGCTCAGCCAAGTTTCGGTCGGCGGCATCCAGGGTCTCGGGACCCAAGGTTACCTCCTCGCGCTGGACGCCGCGCACCGGATCGTCCAGATAGCGGCACAACAGAAGAAGGCGCGGGGCAACGCGCCGCAACAACAGGGAATATCGGATGCCCAAAAGCAACGGCACTGAGAAAATGCGCGTCGACAGCGCGCTGGTCCGCGAACTGGCGGAACTGCTGAGCGAGAACGAGCTCACCGAAATCGAAGTCGAGGATGGCGATCGCAAGATCCGCGTCAGCCGCAAAACCGGCATGGTCATGGCCGCCGCGCCTGCACCGGCGCCGGCGCCTGTCGCTGCACCCGCTGCAGCGCCCCAGGCCGCCGCGCTCGCTGCCGAAGCCGCGCCTGCCGACAGCGGCGGCGGTGACGATGTCGCCGGCACCCGCGTGCTCGCGCCGATGGTCGGCACTGCCTACCTCTCGCCCGAGCCCGGCGCTGCGCAGTTCGTCAAGGAAGGCGACCAGGTCAAGGAAGGCGACACTTTGCTCATCGTCGAGGCGATGAAGGTCATGAACCCGATCACCGCGCCGACCAGCGGGACGGTCAAGAAGCTTGCGGTCGCCGACGCGCAGCCGATCGAGTTCGACCAGCTCCTCGCCATCATCGGCTAAGGGGCCGGGACAGATGATAAAGAAACTCCTCATCGCCAACCGCGGCGAGATTGCGCTGCGCATCCATCGCGCCTGCCATGAAATGGGCATCAAGACGGTGGCCGTGCATTCGACCGCCGATGCCGACGCCATGCATGTCCGCCTGGCCGACGAAACGGTCTGCATCGGCCCGCCGCCCGCGACCGACAGCTATCTTAACATCGCCAACATCATTTCGGCCGCCGAAGTGACGCACGCCGATGCGATCCACCCTGGCTATGGCTTCCTGTCGGAGAACGCCAAGTTCGCCGAGATCGTCGAAAGCCACGACATCACCTGGGTCGGCCCAAAGCCCGAACATATCCGCGTCATGGGCGACAAGGTCGAGGCCAAGCGCACCGCTGGCAAGCTCGGCCTGCCGCTGGTGCCGGGTAGCGAAGGCGCGATCGAGAGCGTCGAGGAAGCCAAGAAGCTGGCCGAGGAAATCGGCTATCCGGTGCTCATCAAGGCAGCCTCCGGCGGCGGCGGTCGCGGCATGAAGGTCGTGCCCGAGGCCGACCAACTCGAAAGCCTGATGAAGCAGGCGTCGACCGAAGCGAAGAATGCGTTCGGTGACCCCACCGTCTACATGGAAAAGTATCTGGGCAATCCGCGCCACATCGAATTCCAGGTATTCGGCGACGGCAATGGCAAGGCGATCCACCTGGGCGAGCGCGACTGCTCGATCCAGCGCCGCCACCAGAAAGTC contains:
- the thiS gene encoding sulfur carrier protein ThiS, with protein sequence MNIHVNGEPREVKEGVTIAALIEQIGLDPKKVAVERNREIVPRATLRDVAVEDGDTFEIVHFVGGG
- the aroQ gene encoding type II 3-dehydroquinate dehydratase; the encoded protein is MTSPAQILVLNGPNLNLLGTREPRLYGTESLDDITLALSEKAAPLNFQVTVKQSNHEGQLIDWLHEAMDQGVAAIIFNAGAYSHTSIAIRDAVAAITVPVIEVHISNIYAREGFRRQSLLSQVSVGGIQGLGTQGYLLALDAAHRIVQIAAQQKKARGNAPQQQGISDAQKQRH
- the accB gene encoding acetyl-CoA carboxylase biotin carboxyl carrier protein — protein: MPKSNGTEKMRVDSALVRELAELLSENELTEIEVEDGDRKIRVSRKTGMVMAAAPAPAPAPVAAPAAAPQAAALAAEAAPADSGGGDDVAGTRVLAPMVGTAYLSPEPGAAQFVKEGDQVKEGDTLLIVEAMKVMNPITAPTSGTVKKLAVADAQPIEFDQLLAIIG
- the accC gene encoding acetyl-CoA carboxylase biotin carboxylase subunit, with amino-acid sequence MIKKLLIANRGEIALRIHRACHEMGIKTVAVHSTADADAMHVRLADETVCIGPPPATDSYLNIANIISAAEVTHADAIHPGYGFLSENAKFAEIVESHDITWVGPKPEHIRVMGDKVEAKRTAGKLGLPLVPGSEGAIESVEEAKKLAEEIGYPVLIKAASGGGGRGMKVVPEADQLESLMKQASTEAKNAFGDPTVYMEKYLGNPRHIEFQVFGDGNGKAIHLGERDCSIQRRHQKVIEEAPSPVITEEERERMGMICANAMADMGYRGAGTIEFLYEDGEFYFIEMNTRLQVEHPVTEMITGLDLVREQIHVAQGDGLSVGQDEIVLMGHAIECRINAEDPKTFAPSPGKVKNYVAPGGMHVRVDSGLYAGYSVPPYYDSMIGKLIVYGTDRDRCILRLKRALEEFVLDGMKTTVPLHQRIIATDEFATGDYTIKWLEEWLEAQED